Genomic DNA from Segatella copri:
ATCGGGGTAGAGAGCATCTTGATGAAGTCTGCCTTGCTGATATGGGTCATCTTCGGGGCTGCCTTCTTCTCATACCCTATCTTGGCTATGGGATTGAAGCGGATAATGCTCCTGTCCACTGCCTTGTACATCAACATGTTCAGCCAGAGAAGGCAATGGTTTACGTAGCTGTCGATGCGTCCCTGGTCTCGTTTCAGGAATAGCTTGTATTCCTCCCCGAAATTCTCGTCTATGTCCTCAAAGGCGATGTCGTCCTTATCCAACGAATGGACAAAGGCTCTCAGGTTCTTCTGCCATGTTCGCTTGTGCAGAAAGGTTTGTCTGGCTTTTGAGGTTCGATACCATTCCACGATGGTATCACCAAAGTTCAGCAAGAACCTTCCTGTCGTGTCCTTGTCCTTCAACACAGCCTTCAGCATTTCCACGGTGATGATGCCATTGGCGGTAAGAAGTGAGTTGTATTTATCCTTGACCTCAGCAAGGAAACTTGCCAATCGTCCGTTGTCCCTTGCGTTCCGTACCTCTCCCTTCTTGGCGTTCCACTCCTGTGGGGTACAGGATATGCCTGTGGAAATGGCTGCACTTTTGCCGTCAACGGTGATGCGGCAAAGTATGTTGGCAGTTCCGTCTGCCTTCACCTTCTGTCTGTTGATGTAAGGCAAAATTGAAAATGTACTTCTGCTCATAGTTGTTGTCCTTTAATATAATAATGTAGTTGAAACTGTAAAAAGAAAAGTTGAAAGCCTTGTTCATAATGCGAGAATAAAGTCCTTCTCGGTTGCAGCGATGAACTTGTCCATGTCCTCAAACAGCTTCTTTTGGGTTACTCTCGCATACCGCTGCGTCATCTTCACATCCTTGTGACCGAGCATCCTGCAGATGGTCTCCATCGGCACACCAGCCTCCAGCGTAATGAGGCTGGCGAACGAGTGTCGTCCCGAATGGTAGGAATAGGTCTTGCTCGTTTCCGCCAACTTGCAGATGGTGATGAGATCGATACGAACACGATTCGTGCTCAGCAATGGGAAAAGGGTATCTCTTGCCTCGTCCTCGTATTTCGCCATCAGCTCCAACGCCTCGGGCAGGAGTTTCACCCTGGCAAGTGTTCCGGTCTTCTTGCGGTTATAGATGAGCCATTTGTCACCATCCTCCAACACCTTGACATTGGCTTTCGTGATGGAAACGGTGTCTATGAAGGCTGTTCCTGCATAGCAGGCGAAAAGAAACAGGTCACGGCTAACGGATAGTCTCGGCTTGTCTTCGGGCAGTTCCACATCACGGATTTTTATGAAATCAGACATGCTGAGAGCCTTGGGTGTCGTAACCCTTGGAGTGCCAACCC
This window encodes:
- a CDS encoding site-specific integrase, with protein sequence MSRSTFSILPYINRQKVKADGTANILCRITVDGKSAAISTGISCTPQEWNAKKGEVRNARDNGRLASFLAEVKDKYNSLLTANGIITVEMLKAVLKDKDTTGRFLLNFGDTIVEWYRTSKARQTFLHKRTWQKNLRAFVHSLDKDDIAFEDIDENFGEEYKLFLKRDQGRIDSYVNHCLLWLNMLMYKAVDRSIIRFNPIAKIGYEKKAAPKMTHISKADFIKMLSTPMADERTELARRCFIFASLTSLSYIDVKKLYPHHISENSEGRKFIRKEREKTGVEFFVPLHPIAEKILSLYNTTDDSKPVFPLGEKKDIYLDVHTLGMVLGISNKLGFHASRHTFGVLMLNEDIPIGSIAKMMGHADITSTQVYAQVTEQKISNDMDKLIAKRERNKNPMA